In one Stenotrophomonas maltophilia genomic region, the following are encoded:
- a CDS encoding phosphomannomutase/phosphoglucomutase: MSGIGERQQGRSLGRSAPLLAVLLVLLAGWFGWSAVQQWRQEAGGKALEEARDQAVQGLQQAASGQLQQLQQQLKNERLQQALQAGDASAAALALRESWSGVERVEVLGADLAAAYADPATFGYARLALLEQALGEDRPSLRVVRDGGGNRLGLAAPVQLGSLGAAVVYVRQPLLRLTAPLDQIRAPASGFLGLRQGTHDLVTQGDSGLAQIAEAQARPIAGTPLRLAAAVPNVEPGPLGLGALASGIVALLLAFIAVLLLVGRDRLPKRLPLPRRTSAVEVDEGPTLRESLQMAPPQAAEAAADATVAPPPPVPAEALAAGIFRAYDIRGVVGSELTVKTAALIGQAIGTAALEQGLREVVIGRDGRLSGPELAAGLAEGLRRAGCAVIDIGLAPTPVVYYAAFHLRTGTCVAVTGSHNPPEYNGFKVVIGGETLSGDAITGLYQRIVEGRLVQAAEPGDYQQRDVGADYIQRIADDVQLDRPLKVVADAGNGVAGALAPQLLEAIGAEVIPLYCDVDGTFPNHHPDPSEPDNLQDLVQTVKRFGADLGVAFDGDGDRLGVVTGEGRIIYADRLLMLFAADVLMRNPGAMVIYDVKCTGKLSDHVLRNGGSPLMWKTGHSLMKAKMRETDAELAGEMSGHFFFKERWFGFDDGLYAAARLLEILAQREETPDEVLSGLPEMVATPELKVPVSEGTPHALVAMLVAAAQSPDNPYVGGRLSTIDGLRVDFPDGWGLVRASNTTPVLVLRFEGEDEAALERIQALFRSQLQPIVGDTPLGF, translated from the coding sequence ATGAGCGGCATCGGGGAAAGGCAGCAGGGACGGTCGTTGGGGCGCAGCGCACCGCTGCTGGCAGTGCTGCTCGTGTTGCTGGCCGGCTGGTTCGGCTGGAGCGCCGTGCAGCAGTGGCGCCAGGAGGCAGGTGGCAAGGCGCTGGAAGAGGCGCGTGACCAGGCCGTGCAGGGCCTGCAACAGGCCGCCAGTGGCCAGTTGCAGCAGCTGCAGCAGCAGTTGAAGAACGAGCGCCTGCAGCAGGCGCTGCAGGCCGGCGATGCGTCCGCCGCTGCGCTGGCCCTGCGCGAGAGCTGGTCCGGCGTGGAGCGGGTGGAGGTGCTGGGCGCCGACCTGGCCGCTGCCTACGCCGATCCGGCCACCTTTGGCTATGCGCGCCTGGCCCTGCTGGAGCAGGCATTGGGCGAGGACCGGCCGAGCCTGCGGGTGGTCCGCGATGGCGGTGGCAACCGCCTCGGCCTGGCTGCGCCGGTGCAACTGGGCAGCCTGGGGGCGGCGGTCGTCTACGTCCGTCAGCCGCTGCTGCGCCTGACCGCGCCGCTGGATCAGATCCGCGCGCCTGCCAGTGGTTTCCTCGGCCTGCGCCAGGGCACGCACGATCTGGTCACCCAGGGCGATTCCGGCCTGGCGCAGATCGCCGAGGCGCAGGCCAGGCCGATTGCCGGCACCCCGCTGCGGCTGGCAGCGGCCGTGCCCAACGTCGAACCCGGCCCGCTCGGTCTGGGCGCGCTGGCCAGCGGTATCGTCGCGCTGCTGCTGGCCTTCATCGCCGTGCTGCTGCTGGTCGGTCGCGACCGCCTGCCGAAGCGCCTGCCGCTGCCGCGGCGCACGTCTGCCGTCGAGGTGGATGAGGGCCCGACGCTGCGCGAGAGCCTGCAGATGGCGCCGCCACAGGCCGCCGAAGCTGCCGCCGACGCCACAGTGGCCCCTCCGCCGCCGGTCCCGGCGGAAGCGCTGGCAGCGGGCATCTTCCGGGCCTACGACATCCGAGGTGTGGTGGGCAGCGAACTGACGGTAAAGACCGCCGCGCTGATCGGCCAGGCCATCGGTACCGCTGCGCTGGAACAGGGCCTGCGCGAGGTGGTGATCGGCCGTGACGGGCGCCTGTCCGGCCCCGAGCTGGCAGCCGGCCTGGCCGAAGGCCTGCGCCGTGCCGGCTGCGCGGTCATCGACATCGGCCTGGCGCCCACGCCGGTCGTCTATTACGCCGCATTCCACCTGCGTACCGGCACCTGCGTGGCGGTGACCGGCAGCCACAATCCTCCCGAGTACAACGGCTTCAAGGTCGTCATCGGCGGCGAAACGCTGTCCGGCGATGCCATCACCGGCCTGTACCAGCGCATCGTCGAGGGCCGCCTGGTGCAGGCGGCAGAACCGGGTGACTACCAGCAGCGCGATGTCGGCGCCGATTACATCCAGCGGATCGCCGATGACGTGCAGCTCGACCGCCCGCTGAAGGTGGTGGCCGACGCCGGCAACGGGGTTGCCGGTGCGCTGGCCCCGCAGCTGCTGGAAGCGATCGGTGCCGAGGTGATTCCGCTTTACTGCGATGTTGATGGCACCTTCCCCAATCATCATCCCGATCCCAGCGAGCCGGACAACCTGCAGGACCTCGTACAGACGGTCAAACGCTTTGGCGCTGATCTCGGCGTGGCCTTCGACGGTGACGGCGACCGCCTGGGCGTGGTCACCGGCGAGGGCAGGATCATCTACGCCGACCGCCTGCTGATGCTGTTCGCCGCCGATGTGCTGATGCGCAATCCCGGGGCGATGGTGATCTACGACGTGAAGTGCACGGGCAAGCTGTCCGACCACGTGCTGCGCAACGGCGGCAGCCCGCTGATGTGGAAGACCGGGCACTCGCTGATGAAGGCGAAGATGCGCGAGACCGATGCCGAGCTGGCGGGCGAGATGAGCGGCCACTTCTTCTTCAAGGAACGCTGGTTCGGCTTCGATGACGGGCTGTACGCCGCCGCGCGCCTGCTGGAGATCCTGGCCCAGCGCGAGGAAACCCCGGATGAGGTGCTGTCCGGACTGCCGGAGATGGTGGCCACACCGGAGCTGAAGGTGCCGGTGTCCGAGGGTACGCCGCACGCCCTGGTGGCGATGCTGGTGGCGGCAGCGCAGTCGCCGGACAACCCGTATGTGGGTGGCCGCCTGTCGACCATCGACGGCCTGCGTGTGGATTTCCCCGACGGCTGGGGACTGGTGCGCGCCTCCAACACCACCCCGGTACTGGTGCTGCGCTTCGAGGGCGAGGACGAGGCGGCGCTGGAGCGCATCCAGGCACTGTTCCGCAGCCAGCTGCAGCCGATCGTCGGTGACACCCCGCTGGGGTTCTGA
- a CDS encoding sensor histidine kinase codes for MTDLRTRQADALVEGLQREAGGKLTVFLGAAPGVGKTYTMLNRAQEQLRRGVDLVVGLVETHGRADTQALLEGLPRLRLKDVAYHGHALQEMDLDAVLARRPALVLVDELAHRNAPGSRHERRWQDVMELLDAGIDVWTTVNIQHLESLNDVVMRITGVRVSETVPDGVLDRLHDIVLVDLPPRELIARLQQGKVYVPEQAAQALQAFFSPANLTALRELAMQEAADRVDSSLRETRAARGEGNLPLRRGVLVAIDGGGQSEYLVRVARRIAERRDAPWTVVTVQGRRQDEATRREIDAAFALARRLGGDAELLHGSSIADALLDHAAHNGVSTLVLGRTRERPLARMFNRTLTQQLIQRGAHYEITIISTPQARARSRREGLLPPARGINHEPLQALLATALACLVAWLVERWVGMADLSMVFIVAVVLVAARTRASVAVMAAILCFLAYNFLFIAPRFTFAIGARQGVITVFLFLAAALVAGRLASRLRMQVIALRAANRHARARQQLGRQLASAAGDGEVALAGRHALEQAMDVPAWLRIGVDTTAGGRTLPGDTDLAAADWALRHGQPSGRFTDTLAGAQWWFLPLLDGEDRAIGVAGLYLPGARLLPEQRQLAEAMVDDIAQAALRTRLVAELERAHVSNETERLRSALLSSVSHDLRSPLAAMIGSADSLASYGTAMDVADRRALLDTILVEGERLDRYIQNLLDMTRLGHEGLKINRDWIGVDELIGSAARRLQRYQPNVRLELDIPPTLAPIWVHPALVEQAVFNVMENAAKFSPADAAVQVQARELDGQLRIDVIDAGPGIPDEERARIFDMFYSVERGDRGRHGTGLGLTICQGMIGAHGGSVQALPGRDGRGTLIRITLPLLKPASHDEPDPD; via the coding sequence ATGACTGACCTGCGAACCCGCCAGGCCGACGCCCTGGTGGAAGGCCTGCAACGCGAAGCCGGTGGCAAGCTGACGGTATTCCTCGGCGCGGCGCCGGGCGTGGGCAAGACCTACACGATGCTCAACCGCGCGCAGGAACAGCTGCGCCGGGGGGTCGACCTGGTGGTGGGTCTGGTGGAGACGCACGGCCGTGCCGATACCCAGGCGCTGCTGGAAGGACTGCCACGGCTGCGGCTGAAGGACGTGGCCTACCACGGCCACGCCCTGCAGGAAATGGACCTGGATGCCGTGCTGGCGCGGCGCCCGGCGCTGGTGCTGGTCGACGAACTGGCACATCGCAATGCACCGGGCAGCCGCCACGAGCGACGCTGGCAGGATGTCATGGAGCTTCTGGATGCGGGCATCGATGTCTGGACCACGGTCAACATCCAGCACCTGGAAAGCCTCAATGACGTGGTGATGCGCATCACCGGGGTGCGGGTCAGCGAAACCGTGCCGGACGGTGTGCTCGACCGCCTGCACGACATCGTGCTGGTGGACCTGCCGCCACGCGAACTGATCGCCCGCCTGCAGCAGGGCAAGGTGTACGTGCCGGAGCAGGCGGCACAGGCACTGCAGGCGTTCTTCTCGCCGGCCAACCTGACCGCACTGCGCGAGCTGGCCATGCAGGAAGCCGCTGATCGTGTCGACAGCAGCCTGCGCGAGACCCGTGCCGCACGCGGCGAGGGCAACCTGCCGCTGCGCCGCGGCGTACTGGTGGCGATCGATGGTGGCGGGCAGAGCGAGTATCTGGTGCGGGTCGCGCGCCGCATTGCCGAACGGCGCGATGCGCCGTGGACGGTGGTGACGGTGCAGGGACGACGCCAGGACGAAGCAACCCGACGCGAGATCGACGCGGCGTTCGCGCTGGCACGTCGCCTGGGCGGCGATGCCGAACTGCTGCATGGCTCCAGCATCGCCGATGCCCTGCTCGACCACGCCGCGCACAACGGTGTCTCGACCCTGGTGCTGGGCCGCACCCGCGAGCGGCCGCTGGCACGGATGTTCAACCGCACCCTGACCCAGCAGCTGATCCAGCGCGGTGCGCACTACGAAATCACCATCATCAGCACGCCGCAGGCACGTGCGCGTTCGCGCCGCGAAGGCCTGTTGCCGCCGGCGCGCGGCATCAACCACGAACCACTGCAGGCCCTGCTCGCCACCGCGCTGGCCTGCCTGGTCGCGTGGCTGGTTGAACGCTGGGTGGGCATGGCCGACCTGTCGATGGTGTTTATCGTGGCGGTCGTGCTGGTCGCAGCCCGCACCCGCGCCAGCGTGGCGGTCATGGCCGCGATCCTGTGCTTCCTTGCCTACAACTTCCTGTTCATCGCACCACGCTTCACCTTCGCCATCGGCGCACGCCAAGGCGTGATCACCGTGTTCCTGTTCCTGGCAGCGGCACTGGTGGCCGGGCGCCTGGCATCACGGCTGCGCATGCAGGTGATCGCCCTGCGGGCCGCCAACCGTCATGCGCGCGCGCGGCAGCAGCTGGGGCGACAGCTGGCCAGCGCTGCCGGCGATGGCGAGGTGGCACTGGCCGGCCGCCATGCGCTGGAGCAGGCGATGGACGTGCCGGCATGGCTGCGGATCGGCGTGGACACCACCGCCGGCGGCCGCACCCTGCCCGGCGACACCGACCTGGCTGCCGCCGACTGGGCACTGCGCCACGGCCAGCCCAGCGGGCGTTTCACCGATACGCTGGCCGGCGCGCAATGGTGGTTCCTGCCCCTGCTTGATGGCGAGGACCGTGCAATCGGCGTGGCCGGCCTGTATCTGCCAGGTGCACGCCTGCTGCCCGAGCAGCGCCAGCTCGCCGAAGCGATGGTGGACGACATTGCCCAGGCGGCATTGCGCACGCGGCTGGTGGCCGAGCTGGAGCGGGCGCACGTCAGCAACGAGACCGAGCGCCTGCGCTCTGCTCTGTTGTCTTCGGTATCGCACGATCTGCGCTCGCCGCTGGCGGCGATGATCGGATCGGCCGACAGCCTGGCCAGCTATGGCACGGCGATGGACGTGGCTGACCGCCGCGCGCTGCTGGACACCATCCTGGTCGAAGGCGAACGGCTGGACCGCTACATCCAGAACCTGCTGGACATGACCCGGCTGGGCCACGAAGGCCTGAAGATCAACCGCGACTGGATCGGGGTGGACGAGTTGATCGGGTCGGCCGCGCGACGGCTGCAGCGCTACCAGCCCAACGTGAGGCTGGAACTGGATATCCCGCCGACCCTGGCGCCGATCTGGGTGCATCCGGCGCTGGTCGAGCAGGCGGTATTCAATGTCATGGAGAATGCGGCCAAGTTCTCCCCCGCCGATGCCGCGGTACAGGTGCAGGCGCGCGAACTGGACGGCCAACTGCGCATCGACGTGATCGATGCCGGTCCCGGCATCCCCGACGAAGAGCGGGCACGCATCTTCGACATGTTCTACAGCGTCGAGCGTGGCGACCGTGGCCGCCATGGTACCGGTCTGGGCCTGACCATCTGCCAGGGAATGATCGGCGCGCATGGCGGCAGCGTGCAGGCGCTGCCGGGACGTGACGGTCGCGGTACCCTGATCCGCATCACCCTGCCCCTGCTCAAGCCAGCCTCCCACGATGAGCCCGACCCCGATTGA
- the kdpC gene encoding potassium-transporting ATPase subunit KdpC, whose product MNRSASTSSSLPREAKAASRMARLQDDASWRPAIGLGVATLLLAGAVYAGIATGFAGLAYPMQAEGSLLRDGSGQVRASAWLAQPFTGDGYFQARPSAANYDPMAAAGSNLARSNPALTERVAASTAAVAAREGVAPDQVPADLVTQSGGGLDPQLTPAAAQLQVARVARARGLPVERVQALLQAHTEGRQWGLFGQPRVNVVTLNFALDHAAARP is encoded by the coding sequence ATGAACCGCTCTGCTTCCACTTCTTCTTCCCTTCCGCGCGAAGCCAAGGCCGCATCCCGCATGGCCCGCCTGCAGGACGACGCCAGCTGGCGCCCGGCGATCGGCCTGGGTGTGGCGACCCTGCTGCTGGCCGGTGCGGTCTACGCCGGCATCGCCACCGGTTTTGCCGGCCTGGCGTACCCGATGCAGGCCGAAGGCAGCCTGCTGCGCGATGGCAGCGGCCAAGTGCGTGCGTCGGCGTGGCTGGCGCAGCCGTTCACTGGCGATGGCTACTTCCAGGCGCGGCCATCGGCCGCCAACTATGACCCGATGGCGGCGGCCGGCTCCAACCTGGCACGCAGCAACCCTGCGTTGACCGAGCGCGTCGCCGCAAGCACGGCTGCGGTCGCAGCGCGCGAAGGCGTCGCACCGGACCAGGTGCCGGCGGACCTCGTCACCCAATCCGGCGGCGGGCTCGATCCGCAGCTGACGCCGGCGGCGGCGCAGTTGCAGGTGGCCCGCGTGGCGCGTGCCCGGGGCCTGCCGGTGGAACGTGTGCAGGCGCTGCTGCAGGCCCACACCGAGGGACGCCAATGGGGTCTGTTCGGCCAGCCGCGGGTGAACGTGGTGACGCTGAACTTCGCGCTGGACCACGCAGCCGCCAGGCCGTGA
- the kdpB gene encoding potassium-transporting ATPase subunit KdpB, whose amino-acid sequence MSSHATSTRNPLASRPALLDAAGLRRALVDAVRKLSPMHLVRSPVMAVVMAGTIVAAIITLTGNAPLGFGLAVTAILLVTVLFGNFAEAVAEARGRGQAASLRRARQDLVARRLAAAQPGAAETQVPAAELRPGDHVIVSAGELVPADGEIVQGLATINEAAVTGESAPVLREAGTDRSGVIGGTKVLSDQIVVRVTAEPGHSFLDRMIALVEGANRQKTPNEVALTLLLAAMTLTFLVVVATLPAIGAHVGVQVDPLLLIALLVCLIPTTIGGLLPAIGIAGMNRALAANVLAKSGKAVEVAGDVDVLLLDKTGTITYGDRQASHFHALAGIDASQLRDAALLSSLADPTPEGKSIVRLAREQGCTTAEPEQAVYLAFSAQTRMSGVDLAHGRQIRKGALDAIRNHVQAQGGVVPAELGGRVEQVARNGATPLVVAEGRHVLGVIELSDVVKHGMREKFAQLRAMGIRTVMITGDNPLTAAAIAAEAGVDDYIAEARPEDKLARIRQEQAGGRLVAMVGDGTNDAPALAQADIGLAMNSGTQAAKEAGNMVDLDSDPAKLLAVVEVGKQQLITRGALTTFSLANDVSKYFAILPALFAAAVPAMAALNVMQLSSPRNAVLAALIFNALVIPALIPLALRGVRFRPATATALLRRNMLVYGLGGVLLPFAAIKAIDLLLVLVSGS is encoded by the coding sequence ATGAGTAGCCACGCAACCTCAACCCGTAACCCGCTTGCGTCACGCCCTGCCCTGCTCGATGCGGCCGGCCTGCGCCGCGCACTGGTCGACGCCGTACGCAAGCTTTCACCGATGCATCTGGTGCGCAGCCCGGTGATGGCGGTGGTGATGGCCGGCACGATCGTCGCCGCGATCATCACCCTGACCGGCAACGCTCCACTGGGCTTCGGCCTGGCGGTGACCGCGATCCTGCTGGTCACCGTATTGTTCGGCAACTTCGCCGAGGCCGTCGCCGAAGCACGCGGCCGGGGCCAGGCCGCATCGTTGCGCCGTGCCCGCCAGGACCTGGTGGCGCGCCGACTGGCCGCCGCGCAGCCAGGGGCCGCAGAAACGCAGGTGCCGGCCGCCGAACTGCGCCCGGGCGACCACGTCATCGTCAGTGCCGGCGAGCTGGTGCCAGCCGATGGCGAGATCGTGCAGGGCCTGGCCACCATCAACGAAGCGGCGGTAACCGGCGAATCGGCACCGGTGCTGCGCGAAGCGGGTACCGATCGCTCCGGCGTGATCGGCGGTACCAAGGTGCTGTCCGACCAGATCGTCGTGCGTGTGACCGCCGAGCCGGGCCACAGCTTCCTGGACCGGATGATCGCGCTGGTGGAAGGCGCCAACCGGCAGAAGACACCGAACGAGGTCGCCCTGACCCTGCTGCTGGCGGCGATGACGCTGACCTTCCTGGTGGTGGTGGCGACATTGCCGGCCATCGGCGCCCATGTCGGCGTCCAGGTCGATCCACTGCTGCTGATCGCACTGCTGGTCTGCCTGATCCCGACCACCATCGGCGGATTGCTGCCGGCCATCGGCATCGCCGGCATGAACCGCGCCCTGGCGGCCAACGTGCTGGCCAAGTCGGGCAAGGCGGTGGAAGTGGCCGGCGACGTCGATGTGCTGCTGCTGGACAAGACCGGCACCATCACCTACGGCGACCGCCAGGCCAGCCACTTCCATGCGTTGGCCGGGATCGACGCCAGCCAGCTGCGCGACGCGGCCCTGTTGTCCTCGCTGGCCGACCCGACCCCGGAAGGCAAGTCGATCGTGCGCCTGGCACGCGAGCAGGGGTGCACCACCGCCGAACCGGAGCAGGCCGTCTACCTGGCCTTCAGTGCGCAGACCCGCATGTCCGGCGTTGACCTTGCCCATGGCCGGCAGATCCGCAAGGGTGCGCTGGATGCGATCCGCAACCATGTGCAGGCGCAGGGAGGCGTGGTGCCGGCCGAGCTGGGCGGGCGCGTCGAACAGGTCGCCCGCAACGGCGCCACGCCGCTGGTGGTGGCGGAAGGTCGCCATGTGCTGGGCGTGATCGAACTGTCGGACGTGGTCAAGCACGGCATGCGCGAGAAGTTCGCACAGCTGAGGGCGATGGGCATCCGGACGGTGATGATCACCGGTGACAACCCGCTGACCGCGGCCGCCATCGCTGCCGAAGCCGGCGTCGACGACTACATCGCCGAAGCCCGGCCCGAGGACAAGCTGGCACGCATCCGCCAGGAACAGGCCGGGGGCCGTCTGGTGGCGATGGTCGGCGATGGCACCAACGATGCGCCGGCGCTGGCCCAGGCCGACATCGGGCTGGCCATGAACTCCGGCACGCAGGCCGCCAAGGAAGCCGGCAACATGGTCGACCTGGATTCGGATCCGGCCAAGCTGCTGGCGGTGGTGGAAGTAGGCAAGCAGCAGCTGATCACCCGCGGCGCGCTGACCACCTTCTCGCTGGCCAACGATGTCTCCAAGTACTTCGCGATCCTGCCGGCGCTGTTCGCCGCGGCGGTACCCGCGATGGCAGCGCTGAACGTGATGCAGCTGTCCAGTCCGCGCAACGCGGTGCTGGCCGCGCTGATCTTCAACGCCCTGGTGATTCCCGCTCTGATTCCGCTGGCTCTGCGCGGCGTGCGCTTCCGCCCGGCCACGGCCACCGCGCTCCTGCGCCGGAACATGCTGGTGTACGGCCTGGGTGGCGTGCTGCTGCCGTTCGCGGCGATCAAGGCGATCGACCTCCTTCTTGTCCTGGTATCCGGCTCATGA
- a CDS encoding response regulator transcription factor — protein MSPTPIDASVPAPRVLVIDDETQIRRFLDISLRAQGYQVRQAATGQEGLQLAASEDMDLVILDIGLPDMEGHQVLEQLRQWSQVPVIMLTVRAGEAEKVRALDNGANDYVTKPFGTQELMARVRALLRTRSVPTDGTPPVFDDGHLHVDLVRREVAIAGEPVALTRKEYALLSLLLRNAGRVVTQPQILQEIWGPTHQHDTHYLRILVGKLRHKLGDSALDSRYLFTEPGVGLRFKG, from the coding sequence ATGAGCCCGACCCCGATTGATGCGAGCGTACCGGCCCCGCGCGTGCTGGTGATCGATGACGAGACCCAGATCCGCCGTTTCCTGGATATCAGCCTGCGGGCGCAGGGCTATCAGGTCAGGCAGGCCGCGACCGGCCAGGAAGGCCTGCAGCTGGCTGCCAGCGAGGACATGGACCTGGTGATCCTGGATATCGGCCTGCCGGACATGGAGGGCCACCAGGTGCTGGAGCAGCTGCGGCAATGGAGCCAGGTGCCGGTCATCATGCTGACCGTGCGTGCCGGAGAAGCGGAAAAGGTGCGGGCGCTGGACAACGGTGCCAACGACTATGTGACCAAGCCCTTCGGCACGCAGGAACTGATGGCGCGGGTGCGCGCGCTGTTGCGGACACGCAGCGTGCCGACCGATGGCACGCCTCCGGTATTCGACGACGGCCATCTGCATGTGGACCTGGTGCGCCGGGAAGTGGCGATCGCGGGCGAACCGGTGGCGCTGACCCGCAAGGAGTACGCGCTGCTGTCGCTGCTGCTGCGCAATGCCGGCCGGGTGGTCACCCAGCCGCAGATCCTGCAGGAGATCTGGGGACCCACCCACCAGCACGACACGCACTACCTGCGCATCCTGGTGGGCAAGCTGCGGCACAAGCTGGGCGATTCGGCGCTGGATTCACGCTACCTGTTCACCGAACCTGGCGTCGGATTGCGGTTCAAGGGGTGA